A genomic segment from Aspergillus puulaauensis MK2 DNA, chromosome 1, nearly complete sequence encodes:
- a CDS encoding putative secreted glycosyl hydrolase (CAZy:GH25;~COG:G;~EggNog:ENOG410Q1HA;~InterPro:IPR017853,IPR002053,IPR001202,IPR018077;~PFAM:PF01183;~SECRETED:SignalP(1-19);~go_function: GO:0003796 - lysozyme activity [Evidence IEA];~go_function: GO:0005515 - protein binding [Evidence IEA];~go_process: GO:0009253 - peptidoglycan catabolic process [Evidence IEA];~go_process: GO:0016998 - cell wall macromolecule catabolic process [Evidence IEA]) produces MRIASPWWLFSAFPSLSSGATPLPVNGTRGIDLFEIHLPVNWKNAVTDGVEFVFVKATEGSSYKNPRYPSQRENALTNAPGIFHGAIHFAKAASSSGADQATFFLNNGGNWTADGQTLPGVLEMEGNIAGKLCHGMEAGEITDWMADFSHTYKEATGRPPLLFLSAQWWGKCAGNDTSFGETHPLWLANWADEMGELPVGWDEAMFWQYAAMSGSGGEGDVFLGRREDLKRFALGL; encoded by the exons ATGCGCATCGCTTCGCCCTGGTGGCTGTTCTCAGCCTTCCCATCGCTGTCTTCCGGAGCCACCCCTCTGCCTGTGAATGGCACTCGGGGAATCGACCTGTTCGAGATCCATTTGCCCGTGAACTGGAAGAATGCCGTCACAGACGGCGTGGAGTTTGTCTTTGTGAAG GCAACAGAGGGAAGCAGCTACAAAAACCCACGATATCCCTCCCAAAGGGAAAACGCCCTAACAAACGCCCCAGGGATCTTCCACGGCGCAATCCACTTCGCAAAGGCGGCATCCAGCAGCGGCGCTGACCAGGCCACGTTCTTCCTGAACAATGGCGGGAACTGGACTGCAGACGGGCAGACCCTCCCGGGCGTCCTGGAGATGGAAGGAAACATCGCCGGAAAGCTATGCCACGGGATGGAAGCGGGCGAAATCACAGACTGGATGGCGGATTTCTCGCACACTTATAAAGAAGCCACCGGTCGACCGCCgctgctgtttctgtctGCGCAGTGGTGGGGGAAGTGTGCCGGGAATGATACCTCCTTTGGCGAGACGCATCCGCTTTGGCTGGCGAATTGGGCGGATGAGATGGGTGAGTTGCCTGTTGGTTGGGATGAGGCGATGTTCTGGCAGTATGCGGCGATGAGTGGGAGtgggggggagggggatgtGTttttggggaggagggaagacTTGAAGAGGTTTGCTTTGGGATTGTGA
- a CDS encoding cytochrome P450 (COG:Q;~EggNog:ENOG410PMMM;~InterPro:IPR001128,IPR017972,IPR002401,IPR036396;~PFAM:PF00067;~SECRETED:SignalP(1-21);~go_function: GO:0005506 - iron ion binding [Evidence IEA];~go_function: GO:0016705 - oxidoreductase activity, acting on paired donors, with incorporation or reduction of molecular oxygen [Evidence IEA];~go_function: GO:0020037 - heme binding [Evidence IEA];~go_process: GO:0055114 - oxidation-reduction process [Evidence IEA]) — protein MIYVYLLPLLVAVLLWKRSKDTNLQSGTPIPGPPGKPILGNLPDIPPKHSWLKFKEWADRYGPIFQLDLAGRKHVVLSTEKIANALLRERGSLYSSREYLPFASGLLSHNLRPLFLPYNDLWRKGRKLMHQLTTNTAASSYEPVQDYESKRLLRSLLNYPTAYEKWFELYASSVVYRIGFGRWIETGDEPDFKRIIGVGKTVERVASPGAYLVDSFPVLNILPSVLAPFKREAAELHAEELSLFRKLQQDVRDDIQRGSRTTSSFTKTFLDNKQAYALADDEAAYVIGTLFEAGSGTTAAAMMSFCLAMVHHPEWQVKMQSELDQQVGDRIPEFSDIPNLPTVRAVIKEVLRWRPVTAGNVPHQLIQDDAYNGHVFPKGTVFHANQWAIHRDTELYPDPETFRPERWLEPGFPTYQEPLTKFPNMQNYSCFGFGRRICPGQSIAERSLNILTARIAWAMSLRCKRDASGREIPPPLYDYTAGFNVQPERFDFEVVPRSPERARLVEEVFQQARLARDD, from the exons ATGATATACGTCTACCTACTTCCACTTCTAGTCGCAGTGTTACTATGGAAGAGAAGCAAGGATACAAATCTCCAATCTGGAACCCCCATTCCAGGCCCACCAG GCAAACCAATCCTAGGCAACCTCCCCGACATCCCGCCAAAGCACTCGTGGCTCAAATTCAAAGAATGGGCCGATAGATACGGTCCCATCTTCCAACTCGATCTCGCCGGGCGCAAACACGTTGTCCTCTCGACAGAGAAGATCGCTAATGCCTTGCTGAGAGAGCGAGGGTCGCTGTACTCATCCAGGGAGTATCTGCCCTTTGCGTCGGGGTTGCTTTCGCACAATCTGAGgcctctttttcttccgtATAACG ATCTCTGGCGTAAGGGACGAAAGCTAATGCACCAGCTCACGACAAACACGGCCGCAAGCAGCTACGAGCCAGTTCAGGACTATGAATCGAAAAGACTGCTTCGCTCGCTCCTGAACTACCCCACTGCGTACGAAAAATGGTTCGAGCTGTACGCATCCAGCGTCGTCTACCGGATTGGCTTCGGGCGCTGGATCGAGACTGGCGACGAGCCGGACTTTAAACGGATCATTGGGGTGGGCAAAACCGTGGAACGAGTCGCGTCGCCAGGGGCGTATCTTGTTGACTCGTTTCCTGTGTTGAATATTCTTCCGTCGGTTCTGGCTCCGTTTAAACGGGAGGCTGCGGAATTGCATGCGGAGGAGTTGAGTCTATTCCGGAAACTGCAGCAGGACGTTCGCGATGATATCCAGAGGGGAAGCAGGACGACTAGCTCATTCACCAAGACATTCTTGGATAATAAACAGGCTTATGCCCTCGCCGACGACGAGGCAGCCTACGTGATCGGAACCCTCTTCGAAGCAGGAAGTGGCACAACGGCCGCGGCCATGATGTCGTTCTGCCTGGCCATGGTGCACCACCCTGAATGGCAGGTGAAGATGCAATCCGAACTCGACCAGCAAGTCGGCGACAGGATTCCTGAATTCAGCGATATCCCGAATCTCCCCACCGTCCGCGCCGTCATCAAGGAAGTCCTCAGATGGAGACCAGTTACGGCCGGGAATGTCCCACACCAACTGATCCAAGACGACGCTTACAATGGCCATGTCTTTCCCAAGGGAACAGTCTTCCACGCGAACCAGTGGGCTATCCACCGAGACACCGAGTTGTATCCTGACCCCGAGACCTTCCGTCCTGAGCGGTGGCTTGAGCCTGGATTTCCGACATACCAGGAGCCATTAACCAAGTTCCCGAATATGCAGAATTACTCGTGTTTCGGATTCGGGAGGAGGATCTGTCCCGGGCAGAGTATTGCTGAGCGGTCGTTGAATATCctgacggcgaggattgcGTGGGCGATGAGTTTGCGCTGTAAGAGGGATGCCAGTGGGAGGGAAATACCCCCTCCGCTGTATGATTATACTGCAGGGTTTAATGTCCAGCCGGAGAGGTTTGATTTTGAGGTTGTGCCGCGTTCACCGGAGCGAGCGAGACTGGTCGAAGAAGTATTTCAACAGGCGAGGTTGGCGAGGGATGATTGA